One window of Erwinia aphidicola genomic DNA carries:
- the ppnP gene encoding pyrimidine/purine nucleoside phosphorylase, producing MLNVSEYFDGKVKSIGFESATTGRASVGVMAEGEYTFGTAQAEEMTVVSGSLKVLLPGEAEWKRYAPGEVFNVPGHSEFHLQVAEPSAYLCRYLKD from the coding sequence ATGCTCAATGTTAGTGAGTATTTTGACGGTAAAGTGAAGTCAATTGGCTTCGAGAGCGCCACGACCGGCCGCGCCAGCGTTGGCGTGATGGCGGAAGGTGAATACACCTTTGGTACCGCTCAGGCGGAAGAGATGACGGTGGTCAGCGGCTCGCTGAAAGTGCTGCTGCCGGGTGAAGCCGAGTGGAAAAGATATGCGCCGGGTGAGGTATTTAACGTGCCGGGCCACAGTGAATTCCATCTTCAGGTGGCTGAGCCGTCTGCCTATCTGTGTCGTTATCTGAAAGATTGA
- a CDS encoding cell envelope integrity TolA C-terminal domain-containing protein has translation MYKPYLTLGLLIVGVILSGCHATARKNDRYLAAMQQGIQRHFTDAHRYQGKVCRVTLKYGANQRYQVLRTEGDELLCLKTWSLVASAPDLPAPPPELADGVAIDFRP, from the coding sequence ATGTATAAACCTTATTTGACTCTGGGCCTGCTAATCGTCGGCGTTATATTAAGCGGATGTCACGCCACTGCGCGCAAAAACGATCGCTATCTCGCCGCGATGCAGCAAGGCATACAGCGCCATTTCACCGATGCCCACCGCTATCAGGGTAAGGTTTGCCGCGTGACGCTAAAGTACGGTGCGAACCAGCGCTATCAGGTGCTGCGCACCGAAGGTGATGAGTTGCTCTGCCTGAAAACGTGGAGCCTGGTGGCCAGCGCGCCCGATCTGCCCGCGCCGCCGCCTGAACTGGCTGACGGCGTGGCGATTGATTTTCGCCCTTAG
- the eat gene encoding ethanolamine permease has translation MTSTLKPTLGTIHLWGIAVGLVISGEYFGWSYGWGVAGTLGFLLTTLMIALMYTCFIFSFTELTTAIPHAGGPFAYSRRAFGETGGLIAGMATLIEFVFAPPAIAMAIGAYLNVQYPELNPKYAAVGAYIVFMTLNILGVKLAAMFELVVTVLAVLELLVFMGVVAPGFSIANFAANGWAGGEHFGMPALSGIFAAIPFAIWFFLAIEGAAMAAEEAKDPKRTIPRAYVAGILTLVVLAIGVMLMAGGAGDWRTLSNINDPLPQAMKMIVGNHSNWMHMLVWIGLFGLIASFHGIILGYSRQFFALSRAGYLPSGLAKLSRFQTPHRAIIAGGAIGIVAIFSDGWINLQGMSLTAAMITMAVFGAIVMYIMSMLSLFRLRRTAPELERTFRAPGYPVVPMIALVLAVVCLIAMLWFNALIGAVFVGLMAIGYLWFLMTKSHRDNAPHDVMLQGE, from the coding sequence ATGACGAGCACACTCAAACCCACGCTGGGCACCATCCATTTGTGGGGGATTGCGGTAGGTCTGGTGATTTCCGGGGAATATTTTGGCTGGAGCTACGGCTGGGGCGTAGCGGGTACGCTGGGCTTCCTGTTGACCACGCTGATGATCGCCCTGATGTACACCTGCTTTATTTTCAGCTTTACCGAACTCACCACCGCTATTCCCCATGCCGGCGGCCCTTTCGCCTACAGCCGCCGCGCCTTTGGCGAAACCGGTGGCCTGATTGCCGGGATGGCAACGCTGATTGAGTTTGTCTTCGCGCCCCCGGCTATCGCCATGGCGATCGGTGCCTATCTCAACGTGCAGTACCCGGAGCTGAACCCGAAATATGCGGCGGTCGGCGCCTATATCGTCTTTATGACGCTGAATATTCTTGGCGTAAAGCTGGCAGCGATGTTTGAACTGGTGGTGACCGTGCTGGCGGTGCTTGAGCTGCTGGTATTTATGGGCGTGGTGGCGCCGGGCTTCAGCATTGCCAACTTCGCCGCCAACGGCTGGGCGGGCGGCGAGCACTTCGGCATGCCTGCGCTGTCGGGGATCTTCGCGGCGATCCCGTTTGCTATCTGGTTCTTCCTCGCGATTGAGGGGGCTGCCATGGCCGCCGAAGAGGCGAAAGATCCGAAGCGCACCATCCCACGTGCCTATGTGGCCGGGATCCTGACGCTGGTGGTGCTGGCGATCGGCGTGATGCTGATGGCGGGCGGTGCAGGCGACTGGCGCACGCTGTCTAACATCAATGACCCGCTGCCGCAGGCGATGAAAATGATCGTCGGCAACCATTCCAACTGGATGCATATGCTGGTGTGGATTGGCCTGTTCGGCCTGATTGCCAGCTTCCACGGCATCATTCTTGGCTACTCGCGCCAGTTCTTTGCGCTGTCGCGCGCCGGATATCTGCCAAGCGGTCTGGCGAAGCTGTCACGCTTTCAAACTCCGCACCGCGCAATTATTGCCGGTGGAGCGATCGGCATTGTCGCCATCTTCAGCGACGGCTGGATTAACCTGCAGGGCATGTCGCTGACGGCGGCGATGATCACCATGGCGGTGTTTGGTGCCATCGTGATGTACATCATGAGCATGCTGAGCCTGTTCCGCCTGCGCCGCACGGCGCCAGAGCTGGAGCGCACCTTCCGCGCGCCGGGTTACCCGGTGGTGCCGATGATTGCGCTGGTGCTGGCGGTGGTATGCCTGATCGCGATGCTGTGGTTTAACGCGCTGATTGGCGCTGTTTTTGTCGGCCTGATGGCGATCGGCTATCTGTGGTTCCTGATGACCAAAAGCCACCGCGATAATGCCCCGCACGACGTGATGCTGCAGGGCGAATAA
- the qhpR gene encoding AraC-like transcriptional regulator QhpR yields MLHTQLARPEISHVLHSGNAANRGVLAAAASGLSDFISHSGGDVDRIFGVSGIDPELLAQPTLSLGLINYCRVMEEAARSSGCDNFGLHYGRQFKPQSLGLIGYIGLCSATLEQALQNVAHAFPWHQHDTLTRLVDKGDCWRLDYQVRHGAILCRRQDAELTLGMFMNLIRHVAGKHWAPREVHFEHPRPAQWHEHCKAFDAPVYFDQPFNSLLIPKRDLARAMPDSDPLLLGVMQDAIRRLNSATPQQNIVDQARAQVHRVMLQGEPVLEEVADKMGLSSWSLQRRLREEGLSFTALVDAVRCEMAKHYLQQRQLPISEMALLLGYSEVSAFSRAFRRWFGISPRQWRQDELAG; encoded by the coding sequence ATGTTACATACTCAACTGGCACGCCCTGAAATCAGCCACGTCTTGCACAGCGGCAATGCCGCCAACCGTGGCGTGCTCGCCGCCGCCGCCAGCGGCCTGAGCGACTTTATCAGCCACAGCGGCGGCGATGTCGATCGTATCTTTGGCGTCAGCGGTATTGACCCGGAGCTGCTGGCGCAGCCCACCCTCAGCCTTGGCTTAATCAACTACTGCCGGGTGATGGAAGAGGCGGCGCGCAGTTCAGGCTGTGATAACTTCGGTTTACACTACGGCAGGCAGTTTAAACCACAGTCATTAGGTCTGATTGGCTACATTGGCCTGTGCAGCGCCACGCTGGAGCAGGCGCTGCAAAACGTCGCGCATGCTTTTCCCTGGCACCAGCACGATACGCTGACCCGGCTGGTGGACAAGGGGGACTGCTGGCGGCTGGATTATCAGGTGCGCCACGGCGCCATTCTCTGCCGCCGTCAGGATGCCGAGCTGACGTTGGGGATGTTTATGAACCTGATCCGCCACGTGGCCGGTAAACACTGGGCGCCGCGTGAGGTTCACTTTGAACATCCGCGCCCGGCGCAGTGGCACGAACACTGCAAAGCCTTTGATGCCCCGGTCTATTTCGACCAGCCGTTTAACTCCTTGCTGATACCGAAACGCGATCTCGCCCGCGCGATGCCCGACAGCGATCCGCTGCTGCTTGGCGTAATGCAGGATGCGATCCGCCGCCTGAACAGCGCCACGCCGCAGCAGAATATTGTCGACCAGGCGCGTGCGCAGGTGCACCGGGTGATGCTGCAGGGCGAGCCGGTGCTGGAAGAGGTCGCGGATAAGATGGGGCTGTCGAGCTGGTCACTGCAGCGCCGCCTGCGCGAAGAGGGGCTGAGCTTTACCGCGCTGGTGGATGCCGTGCGCTGTGAGATGGCGAAACACTATCTACAGCAGCGCCAGCTGCCGATTTCCGAGATGGCGCTGCTGCTGGGCTACTCCGAAGTCAGCGCCTTTTCGCGCGCCTTTCGCCGCTGGTTCGGCATCAGCCCGCGCCAGTGGCGACAGGACGAGCTGGCGGGCTAA
- a CDS encoding CsgG/HfaB family protein, which produces MKPTRLAVVSLFGTVLLTGCATESSRSIEAPQVAAAAQPQYQGVKSPIAVGKFDNRSAYMNGVFSDGVDRLGSQSKTILITHLQQTGRFNVMDRTNLEELKAEAGYKGSTQSIKGANYIITGDITEFGRKEVGDHQLWGILGRGKSQVAYAKVNLNVVDVTTSEVVYAVQGAGEYSLSNREIIGFGGTSSYDSTLNGKVMDLAIREAVNHLVNGIESGAWRPAK; this is translated from the coding sequence ATGAAACCTACCCGTCTTGCTGTTGTTAGCTTATTCGGCACCGTACTGTTAACCGGTTGTGCCACCGAATCCTCACGCTCTATTGAAGCCCCTCAGGTGGCTGCCGCCGCTCAGCCGCAATATCAGGGAGTAAAAAGCCCGATTGCCGTGGGCAAATTCGATAATCGGTCCGCCTATATGAATGGGGTGTTCTCTGACGGCGTGGACCGCCTGGGAAGCCAGTCGAAAACCATTCTGATTACCCACCTGCAGCAGACCGGGCGCTTTAACGTCATGGACCGCACCAACCTGGAAGAACTCAAGGCGGAAGCGGGCTATAAAGGCAGCACGCAGTCTATTAAAGGCGCGAACTATATTATCACCGGTGATATTACCGAATTTGGCCGTAAAGAAGTGGGCGACCACCAGCTGTGGGGCATCCTGGGCCGCGGCAAGTCTCAGGTGGCTTACGCTAAAGTGAATCTTAACGTCGTCGATGTGACCACCTCTGAAGTGGTCTATGCCGTTCAGGGCGCCGGCGAATACAGCCTGTCTAACCGTGAAATTATCGGCTTCGGCGGCACCTCCAGCTATGACTCCACGCTGAATGGTAAGGTGATGGATTTAGCCATTCGCGAAGCGGTCAATCATCTGGTCAATGGAATTGAGTCCGGCGCATGGCGCCCGGCGAAATAA
- a CDS encoding DUF799 domain-containing protein, with product MKLWSLMIVAGAVLLSGCAKPKPYDYSAFRASKPASIVVLPATNSSPDVNAAHSVVSVVTAPLAESGYYVFPVAVVDKTFEQNGLSSAADAQSVSPAKLREIFNADAALYIDVSSYGTKFMLVDSVTEVKAAARLVDLRSGKQIWSGTGYATDAQDNNNAGPLGMLISAAIKQIASSVSDKSHDVAILAAAGMLTADGVNGSILPGPRALPVSAL from the coding sequence ATGAAGCTCTGGTCTCTGATGATTGTTGCCGGCGCTGTGCTGTTATCCGGCTGTGCCAAACCTAAGCCCTATGACTACAGCGCTTTTCGCGCCAGTAAGCCGGCTTCGATTGTGGTTCTGCCCGCGACGAATAGCAGCCCGGATGTGAATGCGGCTCATAGCGTGGTGTCGGTCGTCACTGCGCCGCTGGCCGAGTCCGGTTACTACGTGTTCCCGGTGGCGGTGGTGGATAAAACCTTCGAGCAGAACGGCCTGAGCAGCGCCGCCGATGCGCAGAGTGTTAGCCCCGCCAAACTGCGTGAAATTTTCAACGCGGACGCGGCGCTGTATATTGATGTCAGCAGCTACGGCACCAAATTTATGCTGGTGGATAGCGTGACCGAGGTCAAAGCGGCTGCGCGCCTGGTTGACCTGCGCAGCGGTAAGCAGATCTGGTCCGGTACTGGCTATGCCACTGATGCTCAGGACAATAACAACGCGGGTCCACTCGGCATGCTCATCAGTGCGGCCATCAAGCAGATTGCCAGCAGCGTGAGCGACAAAAGCCATGACGTTGCAATTCTGGCCGCTGCCGGGATGCTGACCGCTGATGGCGTTAACGGCAGTATTTTGCCTGGCCCGCGCGCGCTTCCGGTGTCCGCACTGTAA
- the mak gene encoding fructokinase, with protein MRIGIDLGGTKTEVIALSDHGEELFRYRVPTPRDDYDKTVENIIGLVKRAEQETGQQGSVGLGIPGTLSPFTRRVKNANSTWLNGQPLDKDLQQRLGREVRIANDANCLAVSEAVDGAAAGKQTVFAVIIGTGCGAGVALNGQAHSGGNGNAGEWGHNPLPWMDEDELRYREEVPCYCGKQGCIETFISGTGFATDYQRLSGIDLKGAEIIKRLEQQDPVAELAMSRYEMRLAKSLAHVVNILDPDMIVLGGGMSNVERLYQTVPQLVKNWVFGGEFATPIRRAVHGDSSGVRGAAWLWPL; from the coding sequence GTGCGTATTGGTATTGATTTAGGTGGCACCAAAACAGAAGTGATTGCCTTATCTGACCACGGCGAAGAACTGTTCCGCTACCGCGTCCCCACGCCGCGTGACGACTATGACAAGACCGTGGAGAACATCATCGGGCTGGTAAAGCGGGCAGAGCAGGAGACCGGGCAGCAGGGCAGCGTTGGGCTGGGCATTCCCGGCACGCTGTCGCCGTTTACGCGGCGGGTAAAAAACGCCAACTCCACCTGGCTGAACGGTCAGCCGCTGGATAAAGACCTGCAGCAGCGGCTGGGGCGCGAAGTGCGCATTGCCAATGATGCCAACTGCCTGGCGGTGTCGGAAGCGGTCGACGGTGCCGCTGCCGGTAAGCAGACGGTGTTTGCGGTAATAATCGGCACCGGCTGCGGCGCAGGCGTGGCGCTGAACGGCCAGGCGCACAGCGGCGGAAACGGCAACGCCGGCGAGTGGGGGCACAACCCGCTGCCGTGGATGGATGAAGACGAGCTGCGCTACCGCGAAGAGGTGCCGTGCTACTGCGGTAAGCAGGGCTGCATCGAAACCTTTATCTCCGGCACCGGCTTTGCCACGGATTACCAGCGGCTGAGCGGCATCGATCTCAAAGGCGCGGAGATTATCAAGCGGCTGGAGCAGCAGGACCCGGTGGCCGAGCTGGCGATGAGCCGCTACGAGATGCGGCTGGCGAAGTCGCTGGCGCACGTGGTGAACATCCTCGACCCGGATATGATCGTGCTGGGCGGTGGGATGAGCAACGTTGAGCGCCTGTATCAGACGGTGCCGCAGCTGGTGAAAAACTGGGTGTTCGGCGGCGAGTTTGCCACCCCGATCCGCCGCGCCGTCCACGGTGATTCCAGCGGCGTGCGCGGGGCGGCGTGGCTGTGGCCGTTGTGA
- the rdgC gene encoding recombination-associated protein RdgC — protein MLWFKNLMVYRLSRDIPLVADEMEKQLDAFSFTPCGSQDMSKTGWVSPIGPRSEDLTHVTNGQILICARKEEKMLPSPVIKQALEAKISKLEAEQSRKLKKTEKDSLKDEVLHSLLPRAFSRFSQTYVWIDTVNNLIMVDCASAKKAEDTLALLRKSLGSLPVVPLTLESPIELTMTEWVRSGELPAGFALMDEAELKAILEDGGVIRCKKQDLVCDEIANHIEAGKLVTKLALDWQERIQMVLSDDGSIKRLKFADILREQNDDIDREDVTGRFDADFILMTGELAALISNTVEALGGEAER, from the coding sequence ATGCTGTGGTTTAAAAATTTGATGGTCTATCGTCTTAGTCGCGACATTCCGCTGGTAGCAGACGAGATGGAAAAACAGCTCGATGCTTTCTCTTTCACCCCGTGCGGCAGCCAGGATATGTCGAAAACTGGCTGGGTCTCGCCGATCGGTCCGCGCAGCGAAGATCTGACCCACGTCACTAACGGCCAGATCCTGATCTGCGCGCGCAAAGAAGAGAAAATGCTGCCTTCGCCGGTGATCAAACAGGCGCTGGAAGCGAAAATCAGCAAGCTGGAAGCCGAGCAGTCGCGCAAGCTGAAAAAAACCGAGAAAGACTCACTGAAGGATGAAGTGCTGCACAGCCTGCTGCCGCGTGCCTTCAGCCGCTTCAGCCAGACGTATGTCTGGATCGATACCGTGAACAACCTGATTATGGTTGACTGTGCCAGCGCGAAAAAAGCCGAGGATACGCTGGCGCTGCTGCGTAAGAGCCTGGGGTCACTGCCGGTGGTGCCGCTGACGCTGGAAAGCCCGATTGAGCTGACCATGACCGAGTGGGTGCGCTCTGGCGAGCTGCCTGCCGGTTTCGCGCTGATGGATGAAGCCGAGCTGAAAGCGATTCTGGAAGATGGCGGCGTGATCCGCTGTAAGAAGCAGGACCTGGTGTGCGATGAGATCGCCAACCATATCGAAGCGGGCAAGCTGGTCACCAAGCTGGCACTGGACTGGCAGGAGCGCATCCAGATGGTGCTCTCCGATGACGGTTCTATCAAACGCCTGAAGTTCGCCGATATTCTGCGCGAGCAGAATGACGACATTGACCGCGAAGACGTGACCGGGCGTTTTGATGCTGACTTTATTCTGATGACCGGCGAACTGGCCGCGCTAATCAGCAATACGGTGGAAGCGCTGGGCGGGGAAGCCGAACGTTAA
- a CDS encoding AroM family protein, whose product MNPSLVTLTIGQSPRTDIMPLLLEYLPEEQIAHSGLLDGLTPGQIAEQYAPSDGEKVLVSRLTDGSQVTLAASKVERGLHKRILQLEDEGFSTILLLCTGEFGKLYASEAILLEPDRIIPPLIEAIVDGHQVGIVVPVAEQIQEQANKWKNLTQPPCFAVASPYLASDETLIDAALSLQEQGADVVVLDCIGYHQRHRDFLQKLLGIPVLLSNVLVAKLAAELLV is encoded by the coding sequence ATGAATCCCTCTCTGGTGACGTTGACGATTGGGCAGTCCCCGCGCACGGATATTATGCCGCTGCTGCTGGAGTACCTGCCCGAAGAACAGATTGCCCACTCCGGGCTGCTGGATGGCCTCACGCCCGGGCAAATTGCTGAGCAGTACGCGCCGTCAGACGGCGAGAAGGTGCTGGTCTCCAGGCTGACCGACGGCAGCCAGGTGACGCTGGCGGCGAGTAAAGTGGAGCGCGGTTTGCATAAACGCATCCTGCAGCTGGAAGATGAGGGGTTTAGCACTATCCTGCTGTTATGCACCGGTGAGTTCGGCAAACTGTACGCCAGTGAGGCGATACTGCTGGAGCCGGACCGTATTATCCCGCCGCTGATCGAGGCGATTGTCGATGGTCATCAGGTGGGGATTGTGGTGCCGGTGGCCGAACAGATTCAGGAGCAGGCCAACAAGTGGAAAAACCTGACGCAGCCACCCTGTTTCGCCGTTGCCAGCCCGTATCTGGCCAGCGATGAGACGCTGATTGATGCTGCGCTGTCGCTGCAGGAGCAAGGGGCAGATGTGGTGGTGCTGGACTGTATCGGTTATCACCAGCGTCACCGTGATTTCCTGCAAAAACTGTTGGGTATTCCGGTACTACTTTCGAACGTGCTGGTCGCCAAACTGGCGGCAGAATTACTGGTCTGA
- a CDS encoding phosphotransferase enzyme family protein, with translation MTAKQNDTLNNDALQRLAERTLARYPAALQGKLSLLCRSENATFLLEAGGKRYALRLHRPDYHQYADIVSELKWLDALRETGIEVPQAVADSTGETVQTLVLEEGTVRHAVLFHWIEGEMPGTDVDPRAFRQLGNITARLHQHSRRWQQPAGFQRIIWDHHTMVSAQSHWGDWRDAPNLRIGDRAIVEQAIARVGSELAEFGKAPHNYGLIHADLRLTNLLLHKGETRVIDFDDCGFGWYLHDLAAAISFVEHHPRAAEWVDNWITGYEQVAHISDAEMDRVPTLLIQRRIQLLAWAGSHAETEMAHSLGPQWADHSVRLCRRYLETSQLPVGA, from the coding sequence ATGACTGCCAAACAAAATGACACCCTGAACAATGACGCGCTGCAGCGCCTGGCCGAACGCACGCTGGCCCGCTATCCCGCCGCTCTGCAGGGCAAGCTGAGCCTGCTGTGCCGCTCGGAAAACGCCACTTTCCTGCTGGAAGCGGGCGGTAAACGCTATGCGCTGCGCCTGCACCGTCCCGACTATCACCAATACGCCGATATCGTCAGCGAGCTGAAGTGGCTGGACGCTCTGCGCGAAACCGGCATCGAGGTGCCGCAGGCGGTGGCGGATAGCACAGGGGAAACGGTGCAAACGCTGGTGCTGGAAGAGGGAACGGTGCGCCACGCGGTACTGTTCCACTGGATTGAGGGCGAGATGCCGGGCACCGATGTCGACCCGCGCGCCTTTCGCCAGCTCGGCAATATCACCGCGCGCCTGCATCAGCACAGCCGCCGCTGGCAACAGCCGGCCGGGTTCCAGCGCATTATCTGGGATCATCACACCATGGTCAGTGCGCAAAGCCACTGGGGCGACTGGCGCGATGCCCCCAATCTGCGCATCGGCGACCGGGCGATCGTTGAGCAGGCGATCGCCAGAGTGGGATCCGAGCTGGCGGAGTTTGGCAAAGCGCCGCACAACTACGGCCTGATCCACGCCGATCTGCGCCTGACCAACCTGCTGCTGCACAAGGGCGAAACCCGGGTGATCGACTTTGACGATTGCGGCTTCGGCTGGTATCTGCACGACCTGGCGGCTGCAATCAGCTTTGTTGAGCACCATCCGCGCGCCGCAGAGTGGGTCGACAACTGGATCACCGGCTATGAGCAGGTGGCGCATATCAGCGATGCGGAGATGGATCGGGTGCCGACGCTGCTGATCCAGCGCCGCATTCAGCTGCTGGCCTGGGCGGGATCGCACGCGGAAACGGAGATGGCGCACAGCCTCGGCCCGCAGTGGGCGGATCATTCAGTGCGCCTGTGTCGCCGTTATCTGGAAACGTCGCAGCTGCCGGTCGGCGCATAA
- a CDS encoding DUF1177 domain-containing protein, whose amino-acid sequence MSLQQTLQVFELLDSASVSGQDVADLFSGYPGVCASVKRVSGPKGQTDFVSITLTGSAGKSRGGAAPTLGIIGRLGGIGARPTRIGMVSDADGAVAAVSSALKLAEMQRKGDFLAGDVIITTHICPNAPTRPHEPVDFMDSPIDDVTMNDNEVVPGTDAILSIDTTKGNRILNHKGYALSPTVKQGYILRVSEDLLRIMEMTSGRPAVTFPITTQDITPYGNGVYHLNSILQPATATDVPVVGVAICSESVVPGCGTGASHEVDIALAVKFAVEVAKEFGRGSCAFYDAEEYARLLALYGSLSHLSSRN is encoded by the coding sequence ATGAGTTTGCAGCAGACTTTGCAGGTTTTTGAGCTACTGGATAGCGCCAGCGTCAGCGGGCAGGATGTCGCGGATCTGTTCAGCGGCTACCCGGGCGTTTGCGCCAGCGTTAAGCGCGTCAGCGGCCCGAAAGGGCAGACCGATTTCGTGAGCATCACCCTGACCGGCAGCGCAGGGAAGAGCCGGGGGGGGGCTGCTCCCACGCTGGGGATTATCGGCCGTCTGGGCGGCATTGGCGCACGGCCAACGCGTATCGGCATGGTGTCGGACGCCGATGGTGCGGTCGCTGCCGTCAGCAGTGCGCTGAAGCTGGCCGAGATGCAGCGTAAAGGCGATTTTCTGGCGGGTGACGTCATCATCACCACCCATATCTGCCCGAATGCGCCAACCCGCCCGCACGAGCCGGTCGACTTTATGGACTCGCCGATCGACGACGTCACCATGAACGATAATGAAGTGGTGCCCGGCACAGATGCTATTCTTTCCATAGATACCACCAAGGGCAACCGCATCCTCAACCACAAAGGGTATGCGCTGTCGCCGACGGTTAAGCAGGGTTATATCCTGCGCGTATCGGAAGACTTACTGCGCATTATGGAGATGACCAGCGGCCGTCCGGCAGTGACTTTCCCGATCACCACGCAGGATATTACGCCGTACGGCAACGGTGTGTATCACCTCAACAGCATCCTCCAGCCAGCAACGGCAACCGATGTGCCGGTGGTGGGGGTGGCAATCTGTAGCGAGTCGGTGGTTCCCGGTTGTGGTACCGGCGCCAGCCATGAAGTCGATATCGCGCTGGCCGTGAAGTTCGCGGTGGAAGTGGCAAAAGAGTTCGGACGGGGCAGCTGCGCGTTTTACGACGCCGAAGAGTATGCGCGCCTGCTGGCGCTGTACGGCAGCCTGAGCCATCTTAGCTCGCGGAATTAA
- a CDS encoding DUF4810 domain-containing protein, giving the protein MSVLKTLGVACAALIVVGCAQKKQSVYYWGDYQSTLYSYYQHDKSPEQQIESLNAIVEQAKAKNKPVPPGLHAQLGLLYVDTSRTDLAFQQFNAEKTQFPESAAYMDFLMRNKVKK; this is encoded by the coding sequence ATGAGCGTTTTAAAAACCCTCGGCGTGGCCTGTGCTGCGCTGATCGTTGTCGGCTGCGCGCAAAAGAAACAGAGCGTCTATTACTGGGGCGATTATCAATCCACTTTATACAGCTATTATCAGCACGATAAATCACCCGAGCAGCAAATTGAATCGCTGAATGCGATTGTCGAGCAGGCAAAGGCGAAAAATAAACCGGTTCCCCCTGGCCTGCACGCCCAGCTTGGCCTGTTATACGTCGATACCAGCCGTACTGACCTGGCTTTCCAGCAGTTCAACGCCGAGAAAACCCAGTTCCCGGAATCTGCGGCCTATATGGATTTTCTGATGCGTAATAAGGTGAAAAAATAA
- a CDS encoding IclR family transcriptional regulator has product MSTLENASAVLKLFNRSGLTQGQPGLTFTDVVEALGLPKSTVSRLLSTMENEGLLERDAETRCFHVGRMLLSLASHYLSTPLVDGASSMMARLAAESSCTGYISVLEGREIMVMRMFQGRMFIQVVTPPGSRLPAAETSVGRAILARYSDDFVRKLYAGAWQVSSPNSPQTLEQLLAELARIREQGYALARNETLQGISSLATTITNKHRGETVALCLSFPSQNQEPPYSSATLDALQMVTRQLAGNYGDLANTMVISATV; this is encoded by the coding sequence ATGAGCACGCTTGAAAATGCTTCCGCCGTACTCAAACTGTTTAACCGCAGCGGCCTGACTCAGGGCCAGCCAGGGTTGACGTTTACTGATGTGGTTGAGGCATTAGGGTTGCCAAAAAGTACCGTTTCGCGCCTGTTGTCGACGATGGAAAACGAAGGGCTGCTGGAGCGCGATGCGGAAACCCGCTGTTTCCATGTCGGGCGCATGCTGCTGTCGCTGGCCAGCCATTATCTCTCCACGCCGCTGGTCGATGGTGCCTCATCCATGATGGCGCGGCTGGCCGCAGAGTCCAGCTGTACCGGCTATATCTCGGTGCTGGAAGGGCGCGAGATTATGGTGATGCGTATGTTCCAGGGGCGGATGTTTATTCAGGTAGTGACCCCGCCGGGCAGCCGGTTACCGGCTGCGGAAACCTCGGTCGGCCGCGCCATTCTGGCACGCTACAGCGATGACTTCGTGCGTAAGCTCTATGCCGGAGCCTGGCAGGTGAGTTCCCCTAATTCGCCGCAAACGCTGGAGCAGCTGCTGGCCGAACTGGCGCGCATTCGTGAACAGGGTTATGCGCTGGCACGCAATGAGACCCTGCAGGGCATCAGCTCGCTTGCCACCACGATTACTAACAAACATCGGGGAGAAACCGTGGCGCTGTGCCTGTCGTTCCCTTCACAAAATCAGGAGCCGCCATACTCCTCCGCCACGCTGGATGCGCTGCAGATGGTCACGCGTCAGCTGGCAGGGAATTATGGCGACCTCGCCAATACGATGGTTATTTCCGCCACCGTGTAA